From one Brachypodium distachyon strain Bd21 chromosome 4, Brachypodium_distachyon_v3.0, whole genome shotgun sequence genomic stretch:
- the LOC100823087 gene encoding LOW QUALITY PROTEIN: tropinone reductase homolog At2g29360 (The sequence of the model RefSeq protein was modified relative to this genomic sequence to represent the inferred CDS: deleted 2 bases in 1 codon), with product MAATGASREERWSLAGATGSALVTDGSKGIGHAIVEELAGFGARVHTCSRNAAELEERRRAWEEKGLQVTVSVCDVSSRDDREKLMETVKHTFVGKLDILEE from the exons ATGGCAGCTACCGGCGCGAGCAGGGAGGAACGGTGGAGCCTGGCAGGCGCGACG GGGTCGGCGCTCGTCACCGACGGCAGCAAAGGGATCGG GCATGCGATCGTGGAGGAGCTGGCGGGGTTCGGGGCGCGTGTGCACACGTGCTCCCGGAACGCGGCGGAGCTCGAGGAGCGCCGCCGGGCgtgggaggagaaggggctTCAGGTCACCGTCTCCGTTTGCGACGTCTCCTCGCGCGACGACAGGGAGAAGCTCATGGAGACGGTGAAGCATACCTTCGTCGGCAAGCTCGACATACTG GAGGAATGA